A single region of the Theileria annulata chromosome 4, complete sequence, *** SEQUENCING IN PROGRESS *** genome encodes:
- a CDS encoding uncharacterized protein (Tap349h10.p1c.cand.40 - score = 24.15;~3 probable transmembrane helices predicted for TA09335 by TMHMM2.0 at aa 151-173, 206-228 and 248-270), whose product MGTPLINLNKYSVTGSSVTVTGTTGKGTNNTFSTTNSTNLTKGTSTKDINTKESPFGVVTKDISTVGPSTVTEEKNTNKIAVVTKTGESSTFMDTVDISKDTKGKDIKGSEGVTNTKVAPFGDKVAPFGAVGCRGPVTVTGKNPIEKVIKIYWIMIILCIVDFIGSLFDVFISLGLKTPPYPVHNGLVMQFLLTKVAAFLPLRFPILFLIYIVYFIGLFTCQFFFHHIQALRYITMQVTSQIVIGIDLILFNLFFIDFIIFMIYILYIIYQIVYGFHINTKTHFNIITNININFNNLNTSDYGNWKLYSRRFEIYKLRRQKEIYDSFESIFTRQKGIYIGNNISPELIHSISVMEVKLNSNCTHADIFILISGDSFQQRQCYSWLNRNNKRLRYLMGQMLRYRKNVPTINFHPYNFKSFGKLQFKSHYKIDGEDGIDGVDGEDGVDGVDGVDGVIDGIDGEVEEENTKSQEEIKLINII is encoded by the exons atGGGTACaccattaattaatttaaataaatattccGTAACGGGgtcttccgttacggtgactggtacTACGGGAAAGGGAACTAATAACACTTTTAGTACCACCAACAGTACTAACCTTACCAAAGgtactagtactaaggatattaatactaaggaaAGCCCTTTTGGGGTTGttactaaggatattagTACCGTaggaccaagcaccgtaactgaggagaaaaatactaataaaattgctgttgtaactaaAACTGGGGAGTCAAGTACTTTTATGGATACTGTGGATATTAGTAAGGATACTAAGGGTAAGGATATTAAGGGTAGTGAGGGAgttactaatactaaggtAGCCCCTTTCGGGGATAAGGTAGCCCCTTTTGGGGCTGTTGGTTGCCGtggaccagtcaccgtaacggggAAAAATCCAATAGAAaaagtaataaaaatatattggataatgataatattatgtataGTAGATTTTATAGGTTCATTATTTGAtgtatttatatcattagGATTAAAAACACCACCATATCCAGTACATAATGGTTTAGTAATGCAATTTCTCTTAACAAAAGTTGCAGCATTTTTACCATTAAGATTCCCAATActatttctaatttatattgtatatttcATTGGATTATTTACTTGTCAATTCTTTTTTCATCATATACAAGCATTAAGATATATAACTATGCAAGTTACTAGTCAAATTGTTATTGGTATTG atttaattttatttaatttattttttattgattttataatttttatgatttatattttgtatataatttatcaaatagTTTATGGATTCCATATAAATACtaaaacacattttaatataataacaaatataaatattaattttaataatttaaa TACTAGTGATTATGGAAATTGGAAATTATATTCAAGAAGatttgaaatatataaattaagaaGACAAAAAGAAATTTATGATTCATTTGAATCAATATTTACTCGAC aaaaaGGAATTTATATTggaaataatattagtCCTGAATTAATTCATAGTATTAGTGTTATGGAAGTTAAACTTAATTCCAATTGTACACATGCtgatatttttattctcaTTTCTGGTGATTCTTTTCAACAACGTCAA TGTTATTCATGGTTAAATcgtaataataaaagattAAGATATTTAATGGGACAAATGTTAAGATATCGTAAAAATGTTCCTACTATAAATTTTCATCcatataatttcaaatctTTCGgtaaattacaatttaaatCACATTATAAAATAGATGGAGAGGATGGAATAGATGGAGTAGATGGAGAGGATGGAGTAGATGGAGTAGATGGAGTAGATGGAGTAATAGACGGAATCGACGGAGAAGtggaagaagaaaataCTAAATCAcaagaagaaataaaattaataaatataatataa
- a CDS encoding uncharacterized protein (Tap349h10.p1c.C.cand.189 - score = 42.71), which yields MIFLNVFYLLTFTSYKNFSFNFKYNNLTNIYSNTIYTKDYTYTCDDGYTRDSIHTRDYGYTTNGSKRDNKLNSKLGINYEDLMNNNELDEIRKEKKIKIPYFVEYPIDKVIDEPDITKEDLVKSILSELGFFSSSVTVTGPPNSTNYGTVGASTVTKGKGANSMPMECNSEKIWNEIAVVTNSRESGTFNENTEGVSEEAPFGAGTDGTTGREPHTVTGKDYLIKTSIIDKFDNMKNEMESSIISEEISPSLGKQRVRWFPNHISRSLSQLHYYLKMSDIILDVRDGRIPFISPDDYFFNLYEQEFPNKPRIIVFTHSDKLPKIAMSQWLKYYRIIFRNIYKSYVTGSSVTVSGPPNSTNRTKGTTSTSQTISPTNSTKDISTTGPSTVTEGKGANDTFSTPGKGANSTAIECTTEEAPFGVGCHEPDPVTGKNPMNRVMFVDAINGIKEIIYLKKHIFRMTRRINIKRIKKGLKPREIRVILMGMPNVGKSSLINRLIGKKITKSYNIPGITRNIQLYSQNTKNNTNKGINKGTNKGNKGMIGYKRLILIDTPGIVYNELKDEKRDEMMLLYSGLNLLNECGYELDEVTIILIKQILKTLLLNKNFIQYNFNNFIFLNSFFKKYSVTGSGPPNSTNNSTNSTTVTKGTTNTLTTSNGTTGASTVTEGKGANSTAMECTKGKGANFTAMECTMGKGANSTAMECNSSNIEDSKGVVGKRATSKEDPFWSGTEGTGAVGGTNTGVVGASTVTDDEIEFNISIILDKMSKWFFGNNLFNCCNKFLNDFRRGKLGKIMLQIPNFYYINFYNKNSNTRNYNSSRDYSGSTSTGSTRGIRGSTESRDIGSDSTGIVDSTRDIKLQYKRGLYEGW from the coding sequence atgatatttttaaatgtattttatctattaacatttacttcatataaaaatttttcttttaattttaaatacaataatCTTACCAATATATACTCTAATACTATCTACACAAAGGATTATACCTACACATGTGATGATGGCTATACAAGGGATTCTATCCATACAAGGGATTATGGCTATACAACTAATGGCTCTAAAAgagataataaattgaataGTAAATTaggaataaattatgaagatttaatgaataataatgaattggaTGAAATTAGGAAAGAaaaaaagattaaaataCCATATTTTGTTGAATATCCAATTGATAAAGTTATTGATGAACCTGATATTACTAAAGAAGATTTAGTTAAATCTATATTATCAGAATTGGGATTTTTTTCTTCCTCCGTaacggtgactggtccaCCAAACAGTACTAACTATGGTAccgttggagcaagcaccgttactaagggaaagggagctaattctatgccTATGGAGTGTAATAGTGAGAAAATTTGgaatgaaattgctgttgtaactaaTTCTAGGGAGTCAGGTACTTTTAATGAGAATACTGAGGGAGTTAGTGAGGAAGCCCCTTTCGGGGCTGGTACTGATGGAACTACTGGCCGTGAACCtcacaccgtaacggggaaagattatttaataaaaacttctattattgataaatttgataatatgaAGAATGAAATGGAAAGTTCAATAATATCAGAAGAAATAAGTCCATCATTAGGTAAACAAAGAGTAAGATGGTTTCCAAATCATATAAGTCGTAGTTTATCACAgttacattattatttgaaaatgtcTGATATAATTTTGGATGTAAGAGATGGTAGAATCCCATTCATATCACCCGATGATTACTTTTTCAACTTATATGAACAAGAATTTCCCAATAAACCAAGAATTATTGTTTTTACACATTCTGATAAATTACCTAAAATTGCCATGTCACAAtggttaaaatattatcgTATAATTTTTcgtaatatttataaatccTACGTTACGGGgtcttccgttacggtgtcaggTCCACCAAACAGTACTAACCGTACCAAAGGTACCACTAGTACTAGTCAAACCATTAGTCCTACCAAcagtactaaggatattagTACCActggaccaagcaccgtaactgagggaaagggagcaaatgacacttttagtactcctggaaagggagctaattctacagccATAGAGTGTACTACTGAGGAGGCCCCTTTCGGGGTTGGTTGCCATGAACCTGACCCCGTAACGGGGAAAAATCCAATGAATAGAGTAATGTTTGTAGATGCAATAAATGGtataaaagaaataatatatttaaaaaaacatATATTTCGAATGACAAGaagaataaatattaaaagaataaaaaaagGATTAAAACCAAGAGAAATCagagtaattttaatgggTATGCCAAATGTAGGTAAATCATCATTAATCAATAGATTAATTGGTAAAAAAATTACTAAATCATATAATATTCCTGGTATAACAAGaaatatacaattataCTCCCAAAATACTAAGAATAACACTAATAAGGGTATTAATAAGGGTACTAATAAGGGTAACAAGGGTATGATTGGATATAAgagattaatattaattgataCACCAggtatagtatataatgaattaaaagATGAAAAAAGAGATGAAATGATGTTATTATATAGTGgattgaatttattaaatgaatgTGGTTATGAATTAGATGAAgtaacaataatattaattaaacaaatattaaaaactttattattaaataaaaattttatacaatataattttaataattttatttttttaaattctttcTTTAAGAAATACTCCGTTACGGGGTCAGGTCCACCAAACAGTACTAACAACagtactaatagtactacaGTTACTAAGGGTACTACTAATACCTTAACTACTAGTAATGGTACCactggagcaagcaccgttactgagggaaagggagctaattctacggccatggagtgtactaagggaaagggagctaattttacagccatggagtgtactatgggaaagggagctaattctacagctatggagtgtaatagtagtaatatTGAGGATAGTAAGGGAGTTGTTGGAAAGAGAGCTACTAGTAAGGAAGACCCTTTCTGGTCTGGTACTGAGGGAACTGGAGCTGTTGGTGGTACTAATACTGGAGttgttggagcaagcaccgtaacggatGATGAAatagaatttaatataagtataatattagataAAATGAGTAAATGGTTTTttggtaataatttatttaattgttgtaataaattcttaaatgattttagaAGAGGTAAATTAGGTAAAATCATGTTACAAATACCcaatttctattatatcaatttctataataaaaattctaatacTAGAAATTATAACAGTAGTAGAGATTATAGCGGTAGTACTAGTACAGGGTCAACTAGGGGTATTAGAGGTAGTACAGAGTCTAGAGATATTGGTAGTGATTCTACTGGTATCGTAGATTCTACTAgagatataaaattacaatataaAAGAGGATTATATGAAGGAtggtaa
- a CDS encoding GNAT-family N-acetyltransferase, putative (Tap349h10.p1c.C.cand.188 - score = 15.12), translated as MIYSRRANIYDLVSLSDCNLVNVIENYQMKYYFYHLLSWPHLTNITINKGFVCGYSMSKLEEDKNKAGHVTAVGVLRSFRNLGIATNVIKQTRKGANSIAMECTSEKISNKIAAVTNFGESDNAMNKVYDCDCSYLYVRVTNWAAYSLYKFLGYFVDEVAKEYFHDKEDAYSMKLIFKKNP; from the exons ATGATATATAGTAGAAGAGcaaatatatatgattTAGTAAGTTTAAGTGATTGTAATTTGGTAAATgtaattgaaaattatcaaatgaaatattatttttatcatttattatcatGGCCACATCttactaatattactattaataaAGGATTTGTTTGTGGTTATTCCATGTCCAAATT AGAAGAAGATAAGAATAAGGCTGGACATGTTACAGCTGTTGGTGTATTAAGATCATTTAGAAATTTAGGAATTGCAACTAATGTTATTAAACAAACAc gaaagggagctaattctatagctatggagtgtactagtgagaaaattagtaataaaattgcTGCTGTAACTAATTTTGGGGAGTCAG ATAATGCAATGAATAAAGTATATGATTGTGATTGttcatatttatatgtACGAGTTACAAATTGGGCGGcatattcattatataaattcttAGGATATTT tgTTGATGAAGTAGCTAAAGAATATTTTCATGATAAAGAAGATGCATATTctatgaaattaatttttaaaaaaaatcCTTAA
- a CDS encoding 40S ribosomal protein S20, putative (Tap349h10.p1c.C.cand.188 - score = 15.12), with the protein MDKDTKVGEYDEDNRIHKIRLTLVSRDLKSIEKACRDIINGAKEKNLRVIGPVRMPVRKLKLTTRKSPCGEVNVVLGTNTWDRFEMRIYKRLIDLHSSSAVVRKITSIPLDPGVEVEVSI; encoded by the exons atggATAAAGATACAAAAGTTGGTGAATatgatgaagataataGAATTCATAAAATACGTCTTACATTAGTGTCTAGAGATCTTAAATCTATTGAAAAAG CATGTCgtgatataataaatggTGCTAAAGAAAAGAATTTAAGAGTAATTGGACCAGTACGAATGCCTGTAAGAAAACTTAAATTAACTACAAGAAAATCACCATGTGGTGAAG TTAATGTTGTATTAGGTACAAATACATGGGATCGTTTTGAAATGAGAATATATAAACGTTTAATTGATTTACATTCTTCAAGTGCTGTAGTACGTAAAATTACTTCTATACCACTGGACCCTGGTGTTGAAGTTGAAGTCTCCATTTAA
- a CDS encoding uncharacterized protein (Tap349h10.p1c.cand.41 - score = 43.12), with amino-acid sequence MAYMYPINKIQIVSCILLFYSCMCNDQILELTNRNNPNVVIGHGSDHIGNYTAFVPWGHANVHTVTHNGIKIWKDDGSTPLLFVRFYELECPRIVIHCGKKGSEVYVHFELRSGCWKYLEQPTLGDDIVQLHGDTGATVDTVVTSGISTTSTTGTTKDIDMDEIHIERLVIGSDTDESDDEIYEDMSGVGNKETLQTTLETTGESTQHDFSQHDHSQADPAQEDSTQEDHTQQDPLYKNTEFQGVLLENPTYEGPSYENIPLDTEEGEYQELEYKYTSVYEQLRNRTENHGQRPESNYYDTISEHDYERVIGSDSEKQDENSDHESKTEDPIEFMTTDDELEDGTSGYERTLGGLAGSGTSGDDQGNTSDGRPTLPPRNRPRTDLREGELTAEMLTQLEDDVFGDSNTSRSSSREAVSGSSRSRSLLTSSTTSGSVSSTRSRTNSLRQSFKKYVYRPLSKIKSRLTSESSDYDDHIPSPTTPEDPIYHTTLPGTHEGDETHDTDMTHESSGYDTTGYEGSTNENKRDYENVDETGGTETGRRKKLKTHHKKDSGKGGKGSRISLKMFKKSIRKHKKKHKKSKDKKKKEKEPEDGPEVIQVELGSDDDDENPLLGD; translated from the coding sequence ATGGCCTATATGTATCCAATAAATAAGATTCAAATTGTGtcttgtatattattattctataGCTGTATGTGTAATGATCAAATTTTGGAATTAACCAATAGAAATAATCCAAATGTAGTAATTGGTCATGGGTCTGATCATATTGGTAATTATACAGCTTTTGTACCATGGGGTCATGCAAATGTACATACAGTTACACATAATGGTATAAAGATTTGGAAAGATGATGGGTCGACaccattattatttgtaagATTTTATGAATTAGAATGCCCAAGAATAGTAATACATTGTGGTAAAAAAGGATCTGAAGTTTATGTACATTTTGAATTACGTTCAGGTTGTTGGAAATACTTAGAACAACCTACTTTAGGTGATGACATTGTCCAATTACATGGGGACACTGGTGCTACTGTGGATACAGTTGTTACTAGTGGTATTAgtactactagtactacTGGAACCACAAAAGATATAGATATGGATGAAATACATATTGAAAGATTAGTAATTGGTTCAGATACTGATGAAtcagatgatgaaatttatGAAGACATGTCTGGTGTGGGAAATAAGGAAACACTACAAACAACATTAGAAACAACAGGTGAGTCAACTCAACATGATTTTAGTCAACATGATCATTCTCAAGCTGATCCCGCACAAGAGGATAGTACCCAAGAGGATCATACACAACAGGATCcattgtataaaaatacgGAGTTTCAAGGTGTTTTATTAGAAAATCCAACGTATGAGGGTCCATCATATGAGAATATACCACTGGATACAGAGGAAGGAGAATATCAAGAgttagaatataaatatacgTCAGTGTATGAACAATTAAGAAATAGAACTGAGAATCATGGACAAAGACCTGAAAGTAACTACTACGATACTATTTCTGAACATGATTACGAGCGAGTGATTGGTTCAGATTCTGAGAAACAGGATGAAAATTCTGATCATGAGTCCAAAACAGAAGATCCAATTGAATTTATGACAACAGATGATGAACTTGAAGATGGTACGTCTGGATATGAACGTACTCTAGGTGGACTAGCTGGTAGTGGTACATCAGGTGATGATCAAGGAAATACATCTGATGGTAGACCAACTTTACCACCTAGAAATAGACCTAGAACAGATTTAAGAGAAGGTGAACTGACAGCTGAAATGCTTACTCAATTGGAGGATGATGTTTTTGGTGATTCTAATACTTCAAGATCTTCTTCAAGGGAAGCAGTTTCTGGAAGTTCTAGGAGTAGAAGTTTATTAACCAGTTCAACTACTTCCGGTTCCGTTAGTTCTACTAGATCTAGAACCAATTCACTTAGACAAAGTTTTAAGAAATATGTATACAGACCTCTgagtaaaattaaaagtagATTAACATCAGAAAGTTCAGATTATGATGATCACATTCCATCTCCTACAACTCCTGAGGATCCTATCTATCATACAACTCTTCCTGGAACTCATGAAGGAGATGAAACTCATGATACAGATATGACTCATGAAAGTAGTGGTTATGATACAACTGGTTATGAAGGAAGTACTAATGAGAATAAACGTGATTATGAAAATGTTGATGAAACTGGAGGAACAGAAACTGGTAGAAGAAAGAAATTAAAGACTCATCATAAAAAAGATTCAGGAAAAGGTGGCAAAGGATCAAgaatttcattaaaaatgttCAAAAAATCTATACGGAAACATAAAAAGAAACATAAAAAGTCAAAAGATAAGAAGAAAAAGGAGAAAGAACCTGAAGATGGACCTGAAGTTATTCAAGTGGAATTAGGATCagatgatgatgatgaaaacCCTTTATTAGGGGattaa
- a CDS encoding uncharacterized protein (Tap349h10.p1c.cand.42 - score = 15.82;~Signal peptide predicted for TA09365 by SignalP 2.0 HMM (Signal peptide probability 1.000, signal anchor probability 0.000) with cleavage site probability 0.962 between residues 17 and 18) — translation MKFVILALLALASGLHAAKLDLKELKFVLFGKHGDGDKTTVASGCPLGTLPDTVFLHKTFKKGDHFFTWVRPVHGKVNELVCGTHAVWKAAAGEVLVDLHFVGNKDSEKFVHLELFHPAVGSHHLFLKFAAGAVPGDGVVLGMGAFVVGVHGLVAGLPELAGLPAHPFVHALAAHAAHLAHHGVHAALKADGGLVVAA, via the coding sequence ATGAAGTTTGTTATATTAGCTTTACTTGCTTTGGCATCTGGTCTTCATGCCGCAAAATTGGACCTCAAGGAATTGAAGTTTGTCCTTTTTGGAAAGCATGGTGATGGCGATAAAACCACTGTTGCTTCAGGGTGCCCACTCGGAACTCTTCCAGACACTGTATTCCTTCACAAGACCTTTAAGAAGGGAGACCATTTCTTCACATGGGTTAGACCAGTACATGGTAAGGTTAATGAACTAGTATGTGGAACTCATGCTGTTTGGAAAGCTGCTGCCGGTGAAGTACTTGTTGATTTGCACTTCGTAGGTAACAAGGACTCTGAGAAGTTTGTCCACTTGGAACTCTTCCACCCAGCTGTAGGATCACACCACTTATTCCTTAAATTCGCTGCCGGTGCTGTTCCTGGTGATGGTGTTGTTCTTGGCATGGGTGCCTTTGTAGTTGGTGTTCATGGATTAGTCGCTGGACTTCCTGAACTTGCTGGTCTTCCTGCACATCCATTTGTACATGCATTGGCTGCTCATGCTGCTCATCTTGCCCATCACGGTGTTCATGCTGCACTCAAGGCCGATGGTGGTCTTGTTGTTGCCGcttaa